The Staphylococcus haemolyticus region CATATACAAGTCACTTCTAATAAAATTCATAACTGCTTCAAATTGAATATCTTTTTTAGCATCTTCTTCAATAATATGCTTTTCAATTAATTCATTAATATAGTCATTCAATTCTGTTTCAGTTATACGCGTTTCTTTAAATGGTAGATGTTGCATGACTGTATGCATTAAAGTACCAATTTCATTTGCTTTACGCTTTTTATTTTCACGTAAAAACTTAGGTCTCTCATAAGTTGATACACCTATACGGTACTGTCTTACCCTTTCGTAACTTGTACCACTTTCTTCTGTTTCTAATTGACGCTTTAATTCTGAAACAGACTGTTTAGATGGTTTCTCCGTATCTTTTAAATACGGATATTTAAATGACAATTGATCATTAATTTGTTGTTTTAATGTCTTATCATGCGAGCCTTCTACTTCTAAATCTGAAACATCGCGACTTTCTTGTTCTGATTCACTGTCCTCAATCGAAAGTTCTTCAAATTGTGCAATTTTAATATCTACAGTAGGACGCAGACTCTCATCTAAATTATCAATGGATTTCTCAAACTGATACTCTGGTAATAAAGATGTAGATTGGTATTTAGCCAAAATACTATATATTAAATCAAAAGGTCGATCTGCTGATAACCGCTTATGCAATGCAATTTGATTACCTGAAATTGGCAATCGCTCAAGTTTTTCTAATGTTTCTTCCTTATCAATAGTACCAATAAGAATGAGTTGCTCTTTCGCTCGCGTTAAAGCTACATACATCAATCGCATTTCTTCAGAAATAAGTTCTTTTTCAGTAATTGATTTAATGACAACTGACGATAATGACGGATAGGTTACATTTTGTTCTAAATCAAAATAATCAATACCTAGACCATATTTTTGATTTAAGATGAGTGGTTTACGTAAGTCGCCTTTATTAAAATTCTTTGAAAGTTCCGAATAAATAACATATGGGAACTCTAAACCTTTACTACTATGAACTGTCATCATACGTACCACATTATCATTAGGACCTATAACATTCTCTTCACCAAAGTCTTTATTGCGTTCTATTAGTTCGTCAATAAATCTTATAAATTGATACAGCCCTCTAAAACTTGAATTTTCAAATTCTACTGCTTTATTAAACAATCCATATAGATTCGCGCGTCTACCTTTACCACCAATAAGACCACTAAAATATTGAATAACGTAATGATCATTATAAAACTTATCAATTAGTTGATACACAGGATGAGATTGACTATATTCTTGATACATGTTTATATCATCCATAAAATGTTCTAATTTCTCAACTAACAAAGGGTTCGCTTCTTGATCTTTCATATAATGCAATATAGATTGATAGAAATAATCATCGTTCATACTTTGAACTCGAATGTTTGCTAATTCATCTTCCGTAAATTGGTATATAACCGATCTCATCAATCCTACTAAATATATATCTTGTAAAGGATTATCAACGGTTCTTAAAAATGATAAGACGAGACGTACTTCAGTTTGTTCAAAGTACCCTTCCTTACTATTTACATGGAACGGAATATTATAGTCTTTAAATACATGTTGTAAATTGCGCGCATTTTTCAACCCTCTTTCAAGTATGACGATATCTTTGAAAGTAGCTTGTCTATAAGTTTCTGACTTCATATCATAAACTTGTTTATGCTCAATAATATATTTAACTTGCTCAGCAATATAGCGAGCTTCTTGTTCTGACTTTTCTAAATCATTATCGCTACTTTTATCTTGAATTAATGCATGTAGTTCAAGAGGCATAGATTTATCAGAATATTTAGTAGCACCAAAATAAAGTCTCGCATCAGCATCGTACTCAATTTCACCTACTTCTTCATCCATCATATGGTCAAATAAGTAGTTTGTTGTGGCGAGTACTTCTTTACGTGAACGGAAATTCTTAGATAAATCGATACGTAACCCTGATTGATCGCCATCTTTTGTGAAACGATGATATTTATCCATAAATAACGTTGGATCAGCCTGTCTAAATTTATAGATAGATTGTTTAACGTCACCTACCATGAATAAATTCCCATTAGATTCGTCACCACGTTTAATTTTAGATATGATTGCTTCTTGTACTTGGTTCGTATCTTGGTATTCATCTACTAAAATCTCTTCAAATTGTGATCGATATTCTTTAGCAATAGGCGAAGCATTGCCCTCTTGGTCAGTTAATATTTGTAAAGCGAAGTGTTCATAATCAGAAAAATCCAGTACATTGCGACTACGTTTTTTTTCAGCAAAGCCATTAATAATATCCTTAACGATTTGTACAAGGTATTGAATTCTAGGAGCCAAACGTTTCATATCTACTTTTAAATCTTCATAAGAACGCATTAGATACTTATTTTTTACTTCCGATAATAGTTTTTTATAATCATCATAAAAATCTTTAGCGTTTGTTAAAAACTGAGAACTTATACCTTCATCTTCATTAGTATCTTTTAATTTTTTTGTTATTGTAGGCAATTTTTCAGAGGTATAATTAATGATTTCTTCAAAATTTATCACATTACCCTCAATCATTTTTTCGCATTTAAATTTTTCTAGCTTGATAACATCTAAATGCTTTTCCGCCTCTATACAATTTAGAAAGTTATTTTCCGCTTCTAACAAAGTATGATATGCAGCTTTGATATAAATTTTCGATAATCTTTCTAATTCGTCTAGATATAATTTATGTTTATTATCGTCCGTGTAAATTTCAACTAATGAATCCAACCACTCAAACGGTGAAGGATTGGCTATACTGAAATTATAGAAACGTTTTAACAAATCTCTAAAATTATCATCATTACGATCACTTGATAATTGTTCTACTAAAGTAAGAAATTCAATATCCGGTGTATCATAATGTTTTTCTAAAACTTCATCAATAGACTGTTCAAGTAACAGCACATTCTCTACATCACTAATTGTGCGAAAATTAGGATCCAAATCAATGACATCATAATGCT contains the following coding sequences:
- the addA gene encoding helicase-exonuclease AddAB subunit AddA, which codes for MNNIPIKPKDAQWTDAQWKSIYANGQDILVAAAAGSGKTAVLVERIIQKIIRDEIDVDKLLVVTFTNLSAREMKHRVDQRIQQAAIENPNNEHLKNQRIKIHQAQISTLHSFCLKIIQQHYDVIDLDPNFRTISDVENVLLLEQSIDEVLEKHYDTPDIEFLTLVEQLSSDRNDDNFRDLLKRFYNFSIANPSPFEWLDSLVEIYTDDNKHKLYLDELERLSKIYIKAAYHTLLEAENNFLNCIEAEKHLDVIKLEKFKCEKMIEGNVINFEEIINYTSEKLPTITKKLKDTNEDEGISSQFLTNAKDFYDDYKKLLSEVKNKYLMRSYEDLKVDMKRLAPRIQYLVQIVKDIINGFAEKKRSRNVLDFSDYEHFALQILTDQEGNASPIAKEYRSQFEEILVDEYQDTNQVQEAIISKIKRGDESNGNLFMVGDVKQSIYKFRQADPTLFMDKYHRFTKDGDQSGLRIDLSKNFRSRKEVLATTNYLFDHMMDEEVGEIEYDADARLYFGATKYSDKSMPLELHALIQDKSSDNDLEKSEQEARYIAEQVKYIIEHKQVYDMKSETYRQATFKDIVILERGLKNARNLQHVFKDYNIPFHVNSKEGYFEQTEVRLVLSFLRTVDNPLQDIYLVGLMRSVIYQFTEDELANIRVQSMNDDYFYQSILHYMKDQEANPLLVEKLEHFMDDINMYQEYSQSHPVYQLIDKFYNDHYVIQYFSGLIGGKGRRANLYGLFNKAVEFENSSFRGLYQFIRFIDELIERNKDFGEENVIGPNDNVVRMMTVHSSKGLEFPYVIYSELSKNFNKGDLRKPLILNQKYGLGIDYFDLEQNVTYPSLSSVVIKSITEKELISEEMRLMYVALTRAKEQLILIGTIDKEETLEKLERLPISGNQIALHKRLSADRPFDLIYSILAKYQSTSLLPEYQFEKSIDNLDESLRPTVDIKIAQFEELSIEDSESEQESRDVSDLEVEGSHDKTLKQQINDQLSFKYPYLKDTEKPSKQSVSELKRQLETEESGTSYERVRQYRIGVSTYERPKFLRENKKRKANEIGTLMHTVMQHLPFKETRITETELNDYINELIEKHIIEEDAKKDIQFEAVMNFIRSDLYMTITQADKVYRELPFVVNQARVDEMPESDEDVSIIQGMIDLIFLKDDQYYFVDYKTDAFNKRRGMTDEEVGIQLRDKYKIQMKYYKNTLETILNSKVYGYLYFFQFGQMSIEEDV